From Sorghum bicolor cultivar BTx623 unplaced genomic scaffold, Sorghum_bicolor_NCBIv3 super_57, whole genome shotgun sequence, the proteins below share one genomic window:
- the LOC8155517 gene encoding probable inactive histone-lysine N-methyltransferase SUVR1 gives MGGKNMERARKALDAMKELGISRKQATPVLKELLATFDNNWEPIEDEHYRALADAIFAREDNKQTSPSQQGAQAAHVDSEPNGSTWDNRQQYFSATHDDTGEDDNETPLVKRPRMGTANFRSEPQPFEPGPQQSTVRSRDWRLGTGFPQ, from the exons ATGGGCGGCAAAAACATGGAAAGGGCTAGGAAGGCCTTGGACGCCATGAAGGAGCTCGGTATCTCTAGGAAGCAGGCCACCCCAGTACTCAAGGAACTCCTCGCCACCTTCGACAACAACTGGGAGCCCATTGAGGATGAGCACTACCGTGCCCTCGCAGATGCCATCTTCGCTAGGGAAGACAACAAACAAACCTCTCCCTCCCAACAG GGCGCCCAAGCAGCCCATGTGGACTCGGAGCCAAATGGATCAACATGGGACAATcgacaacaatatttttctgctaCTCATGATGACACGGGTGAAGATGATAATGAAACACCCCTGGTCAAGAGGCCCAGGATGGGCACGGCTAATTTCAGGTCAGAGCCGCAGCCATTTGAGCCTGGACCACAGCAATCCACT